Within Bactrocera oleae isolate idBacOlea1 chromosome 6, idBacOlea1, whole genome shotgun sequence, the genomic segment GCCCCATTGACTGGCGCACCAAAGAACCCGTAATAATACGTGCCAGTGAACAATGGTTTATGAATACCGAACAACTTAAGGAACGAGCCCTTGAAGAggtacaattaaaatataagttttacataatttaatttttgatatttgtttttatattttttctttgactcagattagtaaaataaatgtttatccACTTGTTCAAGCAGATGCGAGTAGAAAGGCGCTAATGACGCAAGTGCGTAAACGTCCATATTGGTGCATATCAAGACAACGTGTCTGGGGCGTGCCCATACCCGTGTTTTATGAACGAAGGACAAATAATGTTATTCTGAATAGGTTAAGTATttgatttcataaaaaatataaatccaaattataattcttttttttataatattcgtAGATCTATAATCAACCATATCTGTGATCTTATTAAAAAAGAAGGAAACGCTGATTTTTGGTGGTCGCAAAGTGTGGAGGAAATGTTACCATCGAATATTCTGGAGTCATTTAATATATCAGCTGCCGAATTACAAAAAAGTGGAGACATTTTTGATATTTGGTTCGATTCGGGCAGCACATGGTCAAGTGTGCTAAAGGATGAGCAAGTGGCTGACGTTTACCTTGAAGGTTACGATCAGTTCAGTGGCTGGTTTCAGTCATCATTACTTACAAGTGTTGCAGCGAGAAACCAAGCACCTTACAAGTGAgctataatttaaagttttctttattgaaactatatgaaaaaatttaataggtCTATATTTGTACATGGCTTCACAGTCGATGATAAGGGTCACAAAATGTCAAAATCCATAGGTAATGTAATTTCGCCAAAGGATATAATTAACAAAGTCGGAGTGGATGCTTTAAGGTAATAttgatacatataaaaatattaaaaacttttaaactttACACTTTTCAGGTGGTGGGTGGCAACGCATTGTGCGCAAAACATGTCTATAACTGTCAGTGAGAAGTTAATGCAACAAGCTGCCGACAGTGTCAACAAAATTCGCGCTACTTTACGCTATTTAAATGGTGTTATTGTCAATAAATCGGAAGTTCTGAATGATAAAAGTACTTTTCTAGACAGATATATATTAAGTGCGTTGGTAGAACACGAAAATGAGGTATGCCATTAGTTtgataaataacatatatatatataataaaaaatttaattttattcagatTTGGAAATTGTATGATACTTACGAGTACCATCGTGTCGTGACCAACacacaaaattttgttgcaaaccAAATTTCAGCAATATATCTTCACACTATTAAAGATCGATTGTATTGTGGAGATAAAatcgatataaaaaatatacactaTACGTTGCTAAATTGTTATAAAGTACTCTGCTCTACTATGTGGCCTATTATACCATTCTTAGTGGAAGAAAGTTGGCAATACTATGGTAAAACTTAATTTACTGCCGGTTTAAACACATTTAAACTTAAATATGGTCTTGTTTTTTAGATCCTAAAAGGGCATTTCATCAACAAAACTTTACTGCCGACCCCGCTTGGAAAGACGCTGAAGCTGAAAAAATTGTTGGTGTTGCATTAGAAATCAAACGAATCGTTAATCAAAAAGCGGGCAGCACGAATTCATTTAATCTAGCAGTAGAAATttcatacaacaaaaacaatgaggAAATGCAAATGCTACGTCTTTTGCAAGAGGATAAAGCAGAAGTATCTTCCAATATTTCAGAGCTATGTGAATTACTACAAGTTCAAAGGGTATCTTTGCAGCCATCCAATGATGTAGATTTTAGCGATATTAATGTTCAAAAATTGGAATTAACCCTATGTGCACGTTGTAGACGTTTCGCAGTTGATAATGTCGGTTGTGTTTGTGAACGTTGCACTTTAGTTCTGGCTAACAGATAATTGGTAACTTTTTTTTGGTGAAAGTGTGTTATTTAAAAGCTTTGTAAGCACTTCAGTATAGAGTCACGCAGTTTGAGTCGTAACGACTGTTTTCCACCACATAGTATATGAGTTTCATTCTCATCAAATTTTATCGTTGTATCTTCATTTATCAAATGCAGCATAACTACATTGCTGGTACGCTCTACTTTTATGTTTGTAATTCCATCTTGAATTAACCGTTTCTTGAGCAGATCTACGTCTAAGGTACCATATtcgtatttcatatttttaagcacATCTTCTCGGCTGGGAGGAGGCATTTTACTACCACTTGGCTTATCATCTAAAGAATCCGCACATGGGTGTATATTATGTACTTTATCCTTTACTTCAAGGACGCCAGTAATTGTGGAAACGGTTACACCATTACCCACGTCACGTGGAACAATTTTTTGGGCCATATCATATGTTATATAAACACGATCGAGTTTTCGCTTTAACGGCAACCGAATTATTTCGCCGcatttaaatgtaataatttttttgtcctAAAAACCAGAAATATCAGTAATTTTTATAAGATTCGTTCACCGCAAATTATAAAACTTACCGGTTGCTCAATAAAAAGATTCGGTGCATTTGGATGTGGCTTTGTATAGGCCTCAGGTATCACCAACACATTTGGCTTCAGTtcctttattaatttatttgcctGTTGATAATTAAGTGAAGTGTCTATTGGACAATAGAAAGCTTTCATTGCGAGGGGTTGGAACGGCGCCAATACTTGGAGATATGGAAAGTCTGGTTCTggataatattttacttaatatcATTTTTCAATCAATgggatattattaataatttacctgtaaatataatagaattattGACATTATGACCCCACATCTCCACGAAATGAACAGCATCGCCGAATCGCAGACTGGGATGTCCACAAAATACTACACAAGGCTAAAAGAAGAATACGTTATTTTATTTGCCgtcatttttttgctttatgtttaaataacttttaaaataccTGTCGAAAATCTTTACTAAATCCTTCAGAAAACACATGTTTGTAGTGCTTCAATTTTGAATTGCGTAAATAAAAGGCATGCGGAAAGGGATCATCGGGCAGGTAGACTTTGTTTTGCTTTGCTGAACTCAGCCATTCAGCCAAAATATTTGAGTACGCTAATGAGCTATCGGCAACCGGTGAAATAAAGAACATTGGCACATTATTTAATCCCGCATTTTCCAAATTCTGTGTAAGACATTCGAAAAGGTCGTATACTACTCCAGAAGGATAGCAAGGTATTAATGCTGAACCATTGTTTCGAATAGTAAGCGCttaaaaatgaaatgttttagaatacaaaataaaaataaattggtcATCAGATAAAACTTTCATTCTTGTTATATATGAATACTAAATCTAATTGCTAGTCtaccaaacaaattttgtaataaagacATGTGTGTTTtacataataatgttatttgttttactTACCCACGTTCATGCATAGTTCTCCTAATTTTGTATCGGGATTAACCGTTGGGGCCTGGGTTAAACCCGTCATTATCAAAACGTCTGCGTGTTTGAGTGCACTCTGGTTGATTGGACGAGGATGTGTAGTTAAGGTTGATGATCCACTAACATAACAGATTTTTTCGTGGGCTGTGCTTAAAACCCAATTACTCGATCCTAAACAATATCCCGAACTGACGGGAGTTGCCACAAAAGCACCCAAAATATCCTTCAAATATATTCGTAGTAAGAAGAGAACTTAGTTCTATACTCAGTAAAcatattttaccaatttttcatCGTAACCCATAATTGTTACGCGCGCCAAACTATTGTGCAcatcttttaaattaaatattgttttccaTTTCTTTGGTCTAAATGACTCACTTAAAGGACTGGGTAATAGATGTAACACGTCTTTCCACAAATGAGCTGTACTAGCTTTAGGCGCAACTTCAATATACTCCACAAGTTCTTCAAGAAAGAAACGACCAATTTGTAACGTTGGCTCTGTTGCATAGACTTTTCCTTTAAATCCAGTGTGCTCCGTTATGAAAGGAAGAGCTAGCATATTTAGATAGTTTGATATTAATATCACATCAATCTCACTAAAATCCATCATTTTATCCATCGGCAATGTAAACTCGGGTGCAGAGTCGACAAAAACTCGACCGCAACACTCTTTCAATTCGCCGTCCATTTGAGGATCATGATCTCGATTTGGTATCCAATTAGGCAAATTTGACAATTTTACACTTTGTACGAAAGGAAGTGGCAAAAAATTAAGGACTGATTGCTCCGTTAGACCACAATCCAGCATGATTCGTAGACCCTTGAAGGTTATAACATAACAGTGCTTCGCCAAATCATTACTTAGGCAGTACTACatagcgaaaaaaaattattacttaaaattggatatattatatatatatgcattcatTTACCAGacgcattttgtttattttctataCGTATGAGAGCACTTCTTTGCCGGTGTTTGTCTTCTGTAAAAATGTACAAGTAAACAATCTTAACTTTTTCACTAACCCATACGCAAAAAATTGACATTTGGCACAGACTGTCTCCAAATATTTTCCTACTTATTAGATATTTGGTAGGGTATGCCCACCATAATTCTACCTCTAATTAGGCACTTGGTAGGGGTTGCCTACtcatattctgctactaaaatgTCCAAAAGCCTCGAATCCgcaatagtgaatataaaaattgaatttacacagctttttttcaaaatattgtatattatatcaaaatattattatatgtatatatatatgtattaaacaaatatatacttatacaatgAAATTATCTTCAATTGATTGTCAAATTGGGATAACAAACTCTATTCCGATTCTACTCGATAATCGATTTTTCGCAGTTGACCTGTTCCTTCCGAAATCATTCAAGAATCGATTCTTGTCATTTGGTTTTACGGTTAGGTAACTGGTTTCTAGTTCTACCTACCATTATTATACCATAACAAACCGTGTCAtattaattgttattaaaaatatttattaaaatgacgCCTAGCGCCGtgtggatttattttaaaaaagtaaataattaatcTAATGTCTAGTGTAATCAATGTGGGAAGCGGTTGAAACAGTACGACTAGTTTGATGCAACATTTGAATGAAACACACAAAATTAATAGATctttaaccagagaacttagaagctCTCTAAGTTTTTTGATTATACAACCAACGTTCAATGATTCAAAAATGGATCCGAACACTCTTACCAGAAGATTTCTTTCTAGTTGGATTCTATATGCCCAACATTGTTTGTAtatgaaaaaagtaaacaaacaaaGCACATTTTAAGCGTTCTAGACATGCTCGGGTTTTATAGAATTAAATGACAGATCTCACGTATATGCTTGAAaactatttttgctttaaagatTCCAATATAAATAAGTTACCCAGCAGTCGTACGccttctttaattattttagcgaaataATAATGatcaaaatgaataaaaaattatattttgagtaTTTCGTTTTGTGGGTAATCTTAgatcatttacatatttcgaaattcattgcatattttttgtaaatacttaGCTCTGGCAACCTTGTTTTATACATTGGTTTTGGCAACTCTGATGGAAATACTGTAGCTGGCTTTGTATTAAGTAGTATTTATCTATGAATTACATGTGTAGCAAAGTGTTCATTACTGCTgtgcatttgaaaatatttcagaataaaATCTTAGCTAAGGAGGATTAGAAGAGATATATTATtaagtgaaatatatattacctgtcttatttaaatatgaaaatctttCTACTTAATGTGTATAATGTTCTATGATTCGTGAAAGTGAAGTGACAGTTTTCATTGTGTGCAGGAAAAAAGTGAATTAGTGAATATAAAACGTTTCTGCtagcaattttatttagttgcaATAAAAGCAATTGAATGCCACCGTGGACTCTGTGAAAGTTGAAAATGGCTAATGCCGCAACAGCAACTCCTTTGGAAATTGACGAATTTATAAATGGAGCTTTAGTAACATGGGTCAGTtaacacaaataatatatagtaattttgtaatagtttttaaatatattttaatatgacTGTTTTTACACAAGTATTTACCAATTAGATTAGGTGCTTTCATTGTATTTGTAAAACCAATTCAATGGTATTTCGATTTTCCAAATAAAGCATATttgctcatatatacatatgcttctAAGACTTTTGTGACTACAACTATTTATCAACTACCATTGTATAAATAAAGTTGCTTAAAATTTACcaaccaaaaccaaaaaaatttaaatgattaatttcatttatatagcCAACTATTGCACtttagatttttatattatgagattttccaaaaaaaaaaaaaaagaattctatgtttctttataattttgaaatatattttcaatcacTACTTAGTTGGAATCATGTTTGCCCCGTCCAGAAGTATTAACTGGTTATTCCTCCTTGTTGGATGGCAATATTATACATAGTGTGTGGTTGCAAATAGACCCAGAACCTCAAAACCACCCAACAGATGTACGTGATCTAATCGGGATATCGCTATGTATAGCGCGATCGAAAAACTTCGAATGCATCGCACGCAACTTGAAATCACTTTTTGAAGAAGAATTAGAACATACAATTCTAGTTCTTCCCGACGTCTATATTCTAGGATACCATCCTGAATCTAAACAAGGTTTGGAGCAGATGAAGATTTTACTAACGCTGTTGTTAGGCGCTGCAGTGCAGTGTCCTAATCGCGAAGCCTTCATTGGACGCATTAAAATGTTGGACGTTGAAACACAACATGCTATTGTTGGATTGATAAAACAAGTAAGAGAATACTAATCGATGAACATAATTACCACAAAAAATACTACTTTGCCCTTGTGTGTATAGGTTACAGAAGATCAAAGTCTCGTTCTTACAAAGGAATCTGTAAATTTGCTAACCCCTGTTAATATGTACAACCATATATTGCGGCTGACAAAAGAACGTGACAACATGTATCTGCGTTGGATTGCATCAATGTGCGCGGATACTGATTTAAATATGACAGCCTGTACAGATGGCACATTAAATATGCCCTTATCACCATTGTCATGCACGCTGACCACGCCCTGTTCATCATCTTCCAACTCTGAAAATAACCACATGGCAGTAGAACTTGCTGATTTGAAATCTAAAATTCGCAAATTGCGGCAGGAATTGTAAGTGGCACATTATCGCAATTttctttagaaataaatatttaaatttttgatagaGAGGAGAAATCTGAACATCAAATTGAATTGCGAGAGGAGCTTGATCATAAAAGTGctcaatatgaaaaattgcGAGCTGAGGTTAGTAAGGAGCTGAAGAAGCattgtataaattattataatattagttatgtttcatttatatatttttagagtcAAGAATGGTACGCAGAGGCAAAACGAGCATATGCATACCGTGATGAAGTTGATGTCTTAAGAGAGCGAGCTGAACGCGCTGATCGCTTGGAAATTGAGGTACAAAAATTTCGCGAAAAATTGACAGACGCAGAATTCTATAAGACACGTGTTGAAGAACTACGCGAAGATAACCGAATGCTTTTAGAAACTAAGTAAATacgtaaaatttaataaaataaaatatattactatgCATTCATTTTCTTTAGGGAAATGCTGGAAGATCAGCTGCAAAGAGCGCGGAAACGTTCAGAGCACGTAATGACTTTAGAAtctgaaattataaaatataaacagaaaCTGAACGACATGGCTTTGGAGAGAGACGTTGATCGTTCCAAGTTAGAAGAATTGTTGGAGGAAAATACCCAATTACAATTAGCTGCAAAAACTCTAAACACTACTCAAAGACTTGATAGCGCATATTCCGATAATGAGGACGAATGCAATTCGGGTGATAATAGTTTATCAGAGCAACTAACCAATGATGCCCAGGTAGGTCTATTActgatttttgataattttcaaattttgggtatacaactttaatttttgtttagacacgaattttaaaattggaattGAAGAATAAGCAATTGGCTGCTGCTTTGGAGCAACTAAAGGAAAACTCATTCCATGAGTCTACGAACAAGATTCTGGAGTTTGAAAAGGATAAAAAAAAGCTTTCTTTAAAAATTGAGCAGATGCAAGAAAACATCCAACGTTTAACACAACAGAATACTGCTTTGGAAGAAGTATTTAAAAGTGCATTGGAAGAGAATAAAAAACTGCAAGATACAATGGACGACCGACAAAAGTCATATGAACGACAAAGCCAAGAACGCGAATTGGAACGTAGTAAGTTGTTGGATGTGGAACAGCATGTAGAAACTTTAAATAAAGAGAAACAGCGCTTACAAACACTTAACGAAAGTATACAACGTCGCGCTGATGATTTGGATCGTTTGCTGGACACTCGTACAAAGGAAATTCACCAGCTAACGGAACGTTCACAAGGAGTGAGTAGGTTGAAAGAAAAAGTGTATGACTTGGAGGCGAAGCTTTGTGCATTTGAAAGAGAAAATAACAGTCTTTTGAAGGAAGTCGCGAAATTGAAGGAGAACACCGAAGGAAAGTCAGTTCAATTAGACGAGTCGTCAGCAAAGCTTGAAGCGCAAACCAAAGATATTGATCGTCTTACAAAAGAACTAACTAAAGTTGAGCAAACTCAACAAAGAGTCATAGAACTGGAAAAACAAAATCAAGAATTAATGACTCAGCGTGAAATTGATTCCGATACAATACTAACACTTCGCAATGATTTAGTATCTGGTACATTAGCGACAAATAAAGTGCGCCAAAATTTAGAGAAATTAGGTTTAACAGATAGTGGTCATACTGACGATAATGGCAAATTAAGTGTAGAAACTGTCGTCGAAAAGTTAGTACGCAATCCCGAAACTTTTAAGACAGTTCGTGAAATTATGTTGAATGTTTCGAAAGAGCTGCACCAAAACGAAAACACAAAATCTGATATATGCGTGCTGTGTCACCGCAAGGAAATCTACAcggtagaaaaaaatattgaactatCCAATAACGAGCCACAGGGACTAAGCTTCGAACACAAAGTTACCTTAACTGCACCAACCGGGCGCGATCGCATCGAAATTTTGCGGCTTAAGGAAGCCAACACTGAGCTAAACGCACTCTATACAGCCCTTCAATCAGCAAATGTTCAATTGGAAGCAGAAAAGGCGCGACTCGATGTAGACGTGGTGACGTTGAGTTCTCAAATATCCACGCTAAACACACAATTAGTCGCATTACAAGTAGCTAACTCGCAGCTTGCCTCTGATAAGGATCAGCTGTTGAAGCAAAGCGAGTCcattaaacaagaaaacaaaaacattcaaCATGATTTAATGGCACTGCGAACTTTGCACGATCAGCTTTCAACAGAGTATGAATCACTTGCCGCTGACAAAGAGCAACTTAAGCTGCTTCAGCGCGATTCGCGAAACGAGGCACGCGAATTACGTGAACATATCTCGAATTTAGAAAATCGTATAACGGATTTAACGAAGGAGAATGCTAAAATGAAGAGCTATGAAAACGATTTAACAATATTGCGAACAGAACATTCCAAGCTAACAGATGATTTTCGAAATTTGTTCCGTTTCAAGAACGAGTATAAGAATATTCAGGTACGTTGCCTAGCTAATAGTATGCTATAAGATTTTCCATTACTTTTACTTCGTATAAAATGCCTATAACAAAGATGACTATTCAAAATTTATAGGAGCAATATAAAATGATACGCCCagaaaataataagttaaagAAACAAATTGTCGAGCTGTTACGTGAGCTAGATACCAAAAACGACCACATAAAAACCATGGAAAGTGATGCCGCCTACTATGCCCAACAGTGTGAAGTGAGTGAATTAGCTTATCCAAGTTGTTGATTGTTTAGtaaaattttcgtttatatAGGTATTGCTTCAAACGAATGCACATCTGGACATAGATCGAAaaactttaatggacaatgTTTCACAATTGCTAACGCAATATCACGAGCTACTTTCGCATTCGCTGGAGGATAAACAACATTTCCGAGAAGAAGAGAAAAGTTATACAGAGCGTCTGCATAATTTGAGCcgtcaaaaagaaaaattagagGAGAAAATAATGGAACATTACAAAAAGCCAGAAACTGTTTTGCCaaaaaagtatgtaaatatatattaaccaGTAATTTTACcataatataactaaaataatgttttttacaGAAAACCTTTCGCGAGTAGTATTGTGCGACGTGTAAAGAAAGCCGGATCTGATTTTATTAATAAGGTGCCAACAAGCCGGGTGAGTGTAGTACCATTTTtccttacaaaaaaaattttacgtaaTTTAATTTAGAATCGCCGTTCATGGGTGGATGACTCACGGCTTACGCAGTCGCAATTCGTGATTGGCTCTGAATCAGGCGGTAATGATTCCGATAATAGCATAGAAGAACCAATGTCCATTGAATCTGATTCTCATTTGCTGCAACGAAACTTACCTATACGGCAAAGTTTGCAACGGTAAGTgaatttcatacatatgtacaacacGCAActgatttattattaaaaatatagagACCTAATGGATAGCACACTTTCACGCGGCGGAATACGAAGTAGTCTGCAATCACAAAAGCGAACGGATTTGAATAGTTCTCGAAGAAATAGCGTCCACGGGTAAGTAAACAAAACTTATCAAGTTCGTGGAACCGATTATGTACTTTTGTGGACATATATggttttgcatataattttttatttgtatatttccaacaaatttctttatttttaaatttgtgtttataTGTTAATGGAAACTTGGCATGAACTTGATTTACTTGGATGGGTTGTGGGCTTAgaacgaaaatgaaaaaattgaagCGATTTTTCGGTAAATATTCGATCATCAAACGAATAACTTGCCTAACACATATCgctattacacttttttttgtGCATTAATGACTTGCTTACGCTTTTGTGggcaattaaaaagaaaatatgtgaACTTATCTTCGCTTGACCGGCTGCCTtacagcaacaaaataaaatttaatacaccagtaaaaaaaaattaagcatatCTAAGGCAAAGACGCTttcgatatttttatatcaCTGACGTATCATTTCTGACCATAGTCCGCCAAGCAAtagtatttgttttgttttcgtgcttccattttaatttgtatttacatatatatatatatatattgatttttttttcaatttgtttgcaACCTTGGTCTTGCAACGCTAACAATTTTACATTTGAGCAGCTGTTGCTGTCTTTCAATACCGGCGACGTTCGCCCACACCCACCATTTAgaacaatttgttcagataATTAGTGTGCAAGATATTTGACATGTTTCATGGTGTGTGGCGTTAGTTGATGGCAAAATAATAGAACTTGTGCcagacaatatttttatttggcaaacATGTGAATCTCATATGTGCGACCCTTTTACTCTCTAAAATGATTGatcaattttttaatcaaataaaattaacatgcacttttgttaatattgcattaatgtatttatataaactatGTGCCaattaatacataatatatttctaaaatatgtatacataacaggcctttaaaactttttttgacaaatttgcaatgATTTcgtaattaacaaaaacaaaaatatatattatatgtatactatcTTTTCAACAGTCTTGAAGCGCCAGATGTGACGGGTAGCAGTTTGACACTGGGCACAGCCGGTTCTCGGCGCACAGTTTATTTGATCGATGAGCACCAAAAAATACCCGAAACAAACAGTAGTTGCAGTGAAGTTGGTGGCAATGCTGAAATGTCGAATTCTCATTGCGTCCTAAACTCAAGCTCCTGTTCAACATCTACAACTTTAACAGGTGCCGGTACCGTAAGTGACGCATATATGTCGGCAGATATGGGTATTGGTGGTACTGGAGTAGGCATTGCCGAACCTCAGACACCTTCAAATTTGTCATCGGTTCCAAATAATGATAATCCGACTACATTCCTTATGTACAACCGTATTAATACAACGATTGGTAATGCTAGTTCGGAGGGCAACATGCCAGCGAGCACATCACGTGATCCAACAATAACAAGCAATAATTCGACACCagtgacaacaacaaatgcaacacaGGATGATAAATCGCTACGAAAACGTACTGACGATAAAAGTAATAGTATTTGGTACGAGTATGGATGTGTTTAGATAATATCCATCTGGAATATGTagttagtttttattatattcaaaaacGTATtgggtatacaaatttaaaatacatgaaaaagAAAATTGGACAGGCTAATGCTTTCGAATATACTTAAAGCCTTTAGTAATTTCAGTAAATTAGTATTCAAAATACTGTACAGATTACATACTTGCAATTACGTGCTATACACAGCAATTTCGAAAACTCATTTGTCTAAGTCAGTACATTTCCTTTTTGTATTTCGCAGCTAATACATACCACTGCCATTttggtaaactatttttaatttattcgaaTTTAATGGAGGCTCTTCATTTTTATCATGttagatttttgttaaatacACATCTACATCTATGTGATTGAACCCAGATAAATAGTACTTCCAACAAATCATGCTTtccatttcaaaatatttatactatttttcttattactctgattgtgattattttcgcataataatatatattggtCCTACAATGcgcacaattttatttatcacttatatatgtatgtatgcataatgGAACTCGAATAGTCATTGCTGGAAATAAAGTAAATCTTTTATGAATTTCTTCCAAATATACACAACAACGAAAGAGTTACataacattaatatattttactctAGTTTAGTgtttacttaataaaatatcgATTCCGTAACTATAAATGCACACATTTTCTAGTTTATAGAAATCATCATTACATCTAATACAGCAACATATGCCTATACATGTTGCAAGTTTTCGAAATACCACATTTGCCTTTATCTATTATAGAAATTAtgagtattatatacatacgtaaacgataaatttaaaacaatatttatgtaCGTTTTATGCTTCGGTCACTCACGCTTTGgcaaaaataaaagcatttcctcacaattgaataaaaaaaatacttgttaAGCTGGCtataatattaaacatatatcatatataaatcGTCCTAAATacttactatattttttataagtatttactttttgtaaatcgcctttttaaaataatatatactttacaaACATAATAAACAcacaatttttgaataaaaatgacTTTCGAATGGAAATTCTTAATCACAATTGTGCTTgcttagtatatgtatataaactttttgttttgtacacgaaaacattcgaaaataaataatgaatgctgaataCATACAACGCCAGCACTCACAATAAATGCTGACATCATTAATGCAAGCTATGGCAGCTGAGGCGGCGATTAAACGCGTAAATGGAAATTATGCCCATTGACCACACAAGATCTTCCCGCTATACTATACGTTGGCAGTGGGGAATATATGAACTGtaagataaaaattaattttttcgtaaaaCCACATTATTGAAAGTACTGACCTTTGGTGCTTTTTGTTGCGTGGACATGTAGCCAACACAAAATGATTTTGTTGTGTGACTCCATAATACTTCTCCTGTATTACCATGAGGATAGTAAATAAGCGAAAGCGCTCCGGCATACAATTCCTGGTCAACGGGAAGGAATGGTGATTCCAGAAATTTACTTTTCAAGCTTTTATGTAAGCTCGTTACGGCACAATCGCTTGTCAACAAATCGACACATATTTCTTTTGC encodes:
- the IleRS-m gene encoding isoleucine--tRNA ligase, mitochondrial isoform X2, translated to MGHAVNKILKDITLRQHVVRGQKVNYIPGWDCHGLPIELKATTAIKNNNIARIKDQDPISIRNRSRDFALNAMQRQKDEFRSWGIISDWLKEENIYLTMRPGFLINQLNLFIDFYERGLVYRDLKPVYWSPSSRTALAEAELEYDVNFVSPSVYLRFLLTNVPSSISLSPNTNLYALVWTTTPWTLPSNQAICYNSILDYSVLKLSNYGSDLYLIATSLLQNFSEATGITYELVKTFKGTELSNCAYQHPLFTAQKNLPFFAATHVQDSKGTGFVHTAPAHGPEDFLVGLENKLPVICLVNEDGVYSSKAPSFLKGKDVLREGDQLVLENIASDVLHAGKITHSCPIDWRTKEPVIIRASEQWFMNTEQLKERALEEISKINVYPLVQADASRKALMTQVRKRPYWCISRQRVWGVPIPVFYERRTNNVILNRSIINHICDLIKKEGNADFWWSQSVEEMLPSNILESFNISAAELQKSGDIFDIWFDSGSTWSSVLKDEQVADVYLEGYDQFSGWFQSSLLTSVAARNQAPYKSIFVHGFTVDDKGHKMSKSIGNVISPKDIINKVGVDALRWWVATHCAQNMSITVSEKLMQQAADSVNKIRATLRYLNGVIVNKSEVLNDKSTFLDRYILSALVEHENEIWKLYDTYEYHRVVTNTQNFVANQISAIYLHTIKDRLYCGDKIDIKNIHYTLLNCYKVLCSTMWPIIPFLVEESWQYYDPKRAFHQQNFTADPAWKDAEAEKIVGVALEIKRIVNQKAGSTNSFNLAVEISYNKNNEEMQMLRLLQEDKAEVSSNISELCELLQVQRVSLQPSNDVDFSDINVQKLELTLCARCRRFAVDNVGCVCERCTLVLANR
- the IleRS-m gene encoding isoleucine--tRNA ligase, mitochondrial isoform X1, producing MLKIIVNSPFVRQFSIKPAAKPPIKYTDTINLPKTKFPNRLNAVKRLELERKLVEDVFSETYSYQQQHNHEPTFVLHDGPPYANGDLHMGHAVNKILKDITLRQHVVRGQKVNYIPGWDCHGLPIELKATTAIKNNNIARIKDQDPISIRNRSRDFALNAMQRQKDEFRSWGIISDWLKEENIYLTMRPGFLINQLNLFIDFYERGLVYRDLKPVYWSPSSRTALAEAELEYDVNFVSPSVYLRFLLTNVPSSISLSPNTNLYALVWTTTPWTLPSNQAICYNSILDYSVLKLSNYGSDLYLIATSLLQNFSEATGITYELVKTFKGTELSNCAYQHPLFTAQKNLPFFAATHVQDSKGTGFVHTAPAHGPEDFLVGLENKLPVICLVNEDGVYSSKAPSFLKGKDVLREGDQLVLENIASDVLHAGKITHSCPIDWRTKEPVIIRASEQWFMNTEQLKERALEEISKINVYPLVQADASRKALMTQVRKRPYWCISRQRVWGVPIPVFYERRTNNVILNRSIINHICDLIKKEGNADFWWSQSVEEMLPSNILESFNISAAELQKSGDIFDIWFDSGSTWSSVLKDEQVADVYLEGYDQFSGWFQSSLLTSVAARNQAPYKSIFVHGFTVDDKGHKMSKSIGNVISPKDIINKVGVDALRWWVATHCAQNMSITVSEKLMQQAADSVNKIRATLRYLNGVIVNKSEVLNDKSTFLDRYILSALVEHENEIWKLYDTYEYHRVVTNTQNFVANQISAIYLHTIKDRLYCGDKIDIKNIHYTLLNCYKVLCSTMWPIIPFLVEESWQYYDPKRAFHQQNFTADPAWKDAEAEKIVGVALEIKRIVNQKAGSTNSFNLAVEISYNKNNEEMQMLRLLQEDKAEVSSNISELCELLQVQRVSLQPSNDVDFSDINVQKLELTLCARCRRFAVDNVGCVCERCTLVLANR